In Trichoplusia ni isolate ovarian cell line Hi5 chromosome 2, tn1, whole genome shotgun sequence, the DNA window ATCCACTGCTGATGGTACTTCTATTCTGAATTCGGTGCAGTCAATAATTACTCTTGTATTGGTGTAATCTGGACTGAAACATTCTGGCATTGTTCCCTGTACTGCAGCCCTAGTAGGCCAAAATACCAAATTAGCAGATGCAGAAGCTAAATTTTTTAAGATTGAATGAAAAATTCGTGAGATAGTTGTTCTGTGTTTACCAAATAACACACTCAAAGCTGAAAATGTTAAGCcagttttcattttcattaaaaatattagaagccGGTCTTTCATTGAAACTGTACATTTAGTCACAGTTAATTTGGTTAGtaaaaaatcgaaattattGAATGACACGCCAGCAAGATCTAGCAGTTCATAgtcattttttattgatgagATACCAGCAAATTCTCGGCTTGTAGTTTCAGAAGACTGGTcttgaaatgattttttgttgGTGCAACagcttttatctttttttctggGATTAGTTGTTGTTACAATTTTTGTAGTTGTTGCAATATCTACTTGAATTTCAGCATCACAGTGATcagtgtaaataaaactattgcaaataAAGGTTGTTTCCCATAAATTGATTTCAGAAAAGATATTAACTTGACATCCTTGATTCACCAGACGAGGTTGAGTTTGATTTCCTATttccattattatttcatttgttgTGGTATCCGAGACTTCCAAGATATCTGCTGCAGCTTTTGTGGTTCTTCGTTTAATCAGGCGTGTATATCTAGCTTGTACATGTGGCTCGTTAACCTTCCTCTTCCGATATACTTTGGGTAGTATCATGGGCACATAGCTTGGACTTGCTTGCGCGTCTGATTTTTTGCCTCCTATGAAATGATCACTGCATATTTTGTCGTCGGGTTTTGGATGCCATGGCGATCCATCATCActatacaacaaataataataccataattagtaaatatcctataacattatttaaattaatattgtaggCAATTGTATTTAAGGTTATGTCCAACATCACTTACTTTTTCCTTTTAACTGCAGCTATCCATTTAATTCTTTGATCTATTTTCCAGGCTGCTTTTggaaaaatatagaatttacaCTGACTATTTCCACTGGTATTTTTGCAGTTTATAACACAACAAGAATAATGACCCATTTTCAAAACAGCGTTTGACAAGTTTCACTAACCCCTTTTGTTACACAATTCTGCCACACCGTGCGCTGCCATCGTTTACTATATCCCTTCCATACACTACGCTCGTACTCAATAGATGTTATAAAGTACAATTAAAAAGCGAAACAGCGcgcttaaaaacaaataaacatttataaaggctttgttactaaaaatatacgttactagctgttgcccgcgtcttcgtccccgtgggtagaagatataagttatgatttatacctgccctgtttttttcatattttccattctatcttcgctcccattagtcgcagcgatggtttatagcctaaagccttcctcgatgaatggtctattcaacacaaaaagaatttttcaatttggaccagtagttcctgagattagcgcgttcaaacaaacaaacaaactcttcagctttaaatattagtatggatttgTCTCAAAAGACACAAtgcataaaaacaacaaaacaaataagaacAGTAGTACTTAAGTAATGAAAGTCAACACGTGTCACACACATTTGCTACATAGTACAACCTGCTTCCTATTTACCTTCTAATCGTTTTGTAATTTACTAGATCGGCGGTGACGTTTACTGCCAACAGAATTATCGCTAAAAGCCAGAAGCGAGGTGCAGTCATTATTGATGCACAGAAGCCGTAAAGTTTACACTGGTATACAATGTGACCAGTCTGGTTACACTGTAACAATTTACCTTTAGGTAACTTATTCCTGGTGATTTGTGATTGGTTTTATCGATTACCTGcgatatatgtattttgtgttCAAGCCTGATCAACAACAGACAGCGGATTTAATAcagagttttaaatattttcctactcccgcactaaggaattaaattattaagggagtttcacagacattcaagtcacttattcaagactcagaacaagtattcgtggataactcaaatgcttgccctacgcaAGGGTGGAAACCGCGACCGGGGTTTGGACACAGTAGGTTAGGCGTGGTGACCTCCACCATCCGGCTACCCGTTGAATATTACAGATGTCGCTTTCTtctctttattttaaatgttaggcATAATGAATGTAACAAAGTTTCTTAAATGTGTGAGACGAACTTGGCCATCAGTagatcaaacattttaaatgatcacgttatttaataaagaagaattaaaaagcGTTGCCTATCTActgtattcataattatttgcaaTAAATGTATAGGTCACTGAAATGTATGTCTTAATGTTCAAGTTAACACCTATGTTCAGAAACAACACATAAGTAAATCCTTTATTGTGTGAGGATGTCGAAAtctctattaaataaatctatatttttaatctggAAATCGAAAAAgagagaaaaaagtattttgttccGTAACAATAGCAAAACGAATCAATATACTTACGTTAGCAAAAAAAATCAGTTCTTTGTACTTTTCTTTAGGATAGTTTCGAGAGGTTTCTAGACTAAACCAATATTTATGTGATCTAGGCAGAAACGGTCCTTTTCTGTTGAAACAGGctcgtttattcaaattaggatGTCCTCCTAGTGTTCTTGAGGCATTGCTACAACGTAttgttgaaaattaaacttcGAAACTTTATTAAGAATAAAGATAATTCCTGCGCTTTTTAGGGTTCTTTAATGGAAGGGTAAAACGGGAATCGATAGCAAAGATTTAAGTGTGTGTCTGTCTCATGGCTATACAATTCGAGATACTCACACTACATCCTTATGAACAGTGACagtaaaacaagtttttttttttcaaaataagaaagaaaagattaaaaatatctttataatcgTATGTCTGCTGagaaacaaatttgtttttttttatagccaaACCGATTAGGTGCGAGTCCATCTCACACTTGACccgtttttcatttattttagtttccttAAAGGCAACTGTTTCGTCTAAATGACTGATCAAatgaaattgttacttttctCACCACCTAAACATTCTTGTTTTACCGCATCTACATATTCCTGTAAAAAGACTCTTGAAAATTCATATGAGCTTAGTTATTTACCTGTAGTTTCAGCAGCAGACAGACACCGTCAAATGAAATCTATCGAAAACTCCTTTCTGAATGAAAACCccgtgtaaaataattaataatcaaaacaGCATCACTTGACCCAAGCAGTTCAAGTATAATTGGaagtaaattgatttaaaaattgagATTTATTTCTAACCAAGCCCCTTTGGATTTAATTGGGTCATGCTTTATAACCAAACAAACCAAAGAATTTGTAGAAGGAATTGTTCAATCGAACTTCCACAGAACTTTAGGGGCATTGAACTTTCTCTTCTATttctagtattatttatttatttattcaaccaaAACTTACACTATTTTTACAGGTATAACCCAATATAATAGTGGAGCCATCCTAATACTAAACTTAAATGTTATAACTAATTACATGGAATGTTATCTTTGTGAATTCACTCAATGGACACGCAAAAATGTCAATCTCCTCTGCTACCAGGTTAAGATGGCGAAGCGCTCGCGTCAGGGGCGCGTGCAATAATgcattaatttgaatagaattAACTGATAGCTcaaattactaaatagttacttcCTAATAGTTTgagaacaatttaaatataataaaaaaaaaacaggaggaTTATTAGAAAAATTACATTCCTTTTTACACGCCGTCGTCAATAAGAATCTGTATTTTAGAAAGAATTACCGCCAATCTGACCTAATGAACACAGTTGCCTGAGCAAACTGATACTCCTTAGTAATACTGGTTAGTAGGTTTAGGTAGGTTAGCAATATGGGTCCTAACCGTTACGACaatcaaagatgtatgaataacagccgcaATCCACAATtgaacgtgctttccgaaactcggcggaactcgttatgacgtaGAGGGTTACCCATCCACGAAACGACTGTGTCACGTGTAGCTCCTCTCCTCCTAATCTTATTAtacaaaagtaagtaaaaaaaagaaaaaatgcaatAAGTGAAAGAAGAGAGCATTACTATTATCTATTATGATGTAGCTCTAGATTTTTCtggttttcaatatttatctaCTTTCTTATGCGTAATCTGACAGTTTCTTTACAAGTTGTAGCAATCGACTCCGCAACTGTATTTGATAGGAAGAACATACGAACTGTCATAATTCGtttatcaaattattgttaaaaattataatgcaacAGTTTTTATGTACAGGTATATTGCTGCTGGtccaagtaatattttttatcactccGTATATCACTTTAACTTTATTGAGATCATGATTTGATGTCCGGTTTAAAGTGTTAGATTGACAGTTTGACTTAGAGAGATTAACGGATTGCCGCAAAATTACACATgccatttaaaacatttatgttcAGTGGAATCTCATTGGAATTCTGATACTACAGCTATTTTGTATTCTAGGGGAAACCACAAAGACAGGACTTATCGTACGCAATGTAGAAcagaatattaagaaaaaagctttttaaaaaacataatatgcaacttaaaattaataattccaaCTTATATTTCAAAGGactgtcaaaatcaaaagaagCTCGTTTAAGTCAACACGCGAAGTTtcttatttatagtttttagttgacattaaataatgccattacttaataataattttttttcagaaaaccaAAATGGCGAAGGAAAAGGATTCGGTAGAGGTAGACAACTTTAAGTCAACGTAAGTGATCGTAAtcttatttgaaaacattttagcTGCTGAAAATTTAGTGAAACCAAATAAATACTAAGTGCAAACAAACTATTTAAAGagcatttttaagttttttattcgaaaataagCGAGATTCgattttttcagaaaaatcgtttttgttaaaatatgaattataaaaGATGCTCAAAATTGTCATTTATGGGAAAGAGGATGTACCTACACAAGAATGGAAAAATAGGTTGGTATTTTTTGGGTCAGTTAATACGATACagtatcaaatcaaataaaattaataacgaaTTTTAGCAATACTTTTCATATTACTTATCTAACATGGCTTTGCTTAACATATTTTCTACTATATACTACTACTATATTTTCTAGTAGTATAAAACTCGCAAAGTTTTCTAATTAGACCTGATGTTAGGAAAAGATCGACAAAACTTGTCGGGGCAAACAATATGTTGCTACAAGTTTTATCTTTCCTGATATTTTGTCGCAACCTTCGCAAGTGGATGCTAAGTTTCTCCATCATGTTTTGAATTATAACACTAAAAATAAGGTGCACCATGATAAACAGAAGGATATAGTTGAGAGGTATAAAATATACTGAtatgatatttttgaataaaacagaAGATACAAAGCTTtccaactaaaaaaaaatcccaaatctttcttttcctttttggagtctttttttgaattaataaaataattgcataaaacctaaaaatagttattaaaaataaaaagattaatttaaaaaggttttgtaatattttcgtCATATATCTAAGGTCATGCAATAAAGACAAAAGTCAAATGTTTTATGCATGTTCTT includes these proteins:
- the LOC113506943 gene encoding uncharacterized protein LOC113506943, with translation MGHYSCCVINCKNTSGNSQCKFYIFPKAAWKIDQRIKWIAAVKRKNDDGSPWHPKPDDKICSDHFIGGKKSDAQASPSYVPMILPKVYRKRKVNEPHVQARYTRLIKRRTTKAAADILEVSDTTTNEIIMEIGNQTQPRLVNQGCQVNIFSEINLWETTFICNSFIYTDHCDAEIQVDIATTTKIVTTTNPRKKDKSCCTNKKSFQDQSSETTSREFAGISSIKNDYELLDLAGVSFNNFDFLLTKLTVTKCTVSMKDRLLIFLMKMKTGLTFSALSVLFGKHRTTISRIFHSILKNLASASANLVFWPTRAAVQGTMPECFSPDYTNTRVIIDCTEFRIEVPSAVDDRVACYSHYKKSFTAKVLIGAGNLFHVLHSQNQFL